The Neorhodopirellula lusitana DNA window GGGTGCGAATCGGGGCATCGGAAAAGCAATTTTGGAAGAAGCACTTCAGCGGGGGGCAGCGAAGGTCTACGCGGCGGTCCGGAACCTCGATAGCGCCACGGCTTTGGTGACCCAGCATGGTGATCGCGTCGTACCAGTTCGATTGGATTTGGACGATGCCGCCTCCATCACCGCTGCAGCAGGGACGGCATCGGATGTGGACGTTGTGGTCAACAACGCGGGCGTGATGCGGACGGTTTCGGCTCTCGCCAGCAACGCGATCGAAACGCTCCAATTTGAAATTGATGCCAACGTGTATGGTTTGATTCGCGTGGCGCAGGCGTTTGCACCGGTTTTAAAATCGAACGGTGGTGGGGCGTTTGTGCAGTTGAACAGTATTGCGTCGATCAAGACGTTCCCCCAGTTCGCGACGTACTGCGCGTCCAAGGCGGCCAGTTATTCAATTACCCAGGGACTGCGGGAATCACTAAAGGACCAAGGGACCGCCGTGGTCAGTGTTCATCCAGGTCCCATCAAAACGGATATGGGTGACGCGGCTGGATTCGAGGATGTCGCTGAGTCTCCCACCTTGGTGGCGACGGCGATCTTTGATGCAATCGCGGAAGGTCATTTTCATGCTTGGCCGGATTCGCTTGCCACTCAAATAGGCGGTGCCTACGAGAGTTTCGCCAATAATGTTGTCGAAGCGGATATGGAAGAAGGTGTTGTTTAAGCGAGCGGATCGCGTCGGGGATTCACGCCCGGTGAGGCATGCGAACGCGGCATTTCAGCGATGGGTGTTGACGCCGAGTTTTCGTCCGGAGCCTGGGAAATACGGTTTCGACGATGGCGAGGTGTCAACTCGGCTACGCCAGGGTGTGCGGATTGGATACAATTATCCACATCCATTGCAACACCCGAGGCGTCGAATGTCAGAATCCCCCCAAACGCGAGCAACGTTATTGCTGCGGATGCGAGATCGTGAGGACGGGGATGCGTGGAGCGAATTTCTGCGTGATTACGGCCCGATGATCTACCGTTTCGTACGCAGTCGTGGCTTGCAGGACGCGGATGCATCGGACCTGGTTCAGGACGTGATGCGAAGCGTCGGGATGGCAATCAATGGGCTCGATTACCAGAAAGAAAAGGGTGGTTTTCGAGCTTGGTTGTTCGCGATCACTCGCAACAAGCTTTCAACCTATTACGGCAAGCGTCAACGCATTGGGCCGGTCGGCAATCGCACTGACCAATACGAGATGTTGAGCCAAGCAGGTGAAACAAGCAATGAGTTAGATCAGCAGTGGGAACTTGAGCATCAAAGGCAACTTGCCGCCTTGGCCATGGAAGCGTTGAAGCCGACGCTCGAACCGAAGACCTGGGCGGCTTTTGAAATGACCGCGATAGAAGGCATTTCCGCTGAAGACGCAGGCGAGAAACTCGGCTTGTCCAAAGGAGCGGTTTATGTCGCTCGCAGTCGAGTGACCGCAAAACTTCGAGGTGAAATTGAGCGTATGCTGGCTGAGGAAGATCACTAGAGAGTCGAAACGATGGATGTTCACCGTTTCCGATAATTGCGTCTCGCACCAGAACAATACCGCAACCGAGGATCGAACAACCGGTCCACAACGAGCCAACTTGAATCATGACAGTCGCATCAGCTTGCCCAACACCCGAACAGCTCAGTGGACTGATCCGAGGGACATTGTCGGACCAAGACAACTTGCGATTGACGGATCATATTGGCAACTGCACGACCTGCCAGACCGCGCTTCAGGCCAACGCGACTGGTGAATTGTCGATCGATGCGTTGGTGGCTGGCATGCAAGACTTGAACCCACCCAACGAATCCAACTATTGGCCTGCGATCGCTCGTATGGAGGAAGAATTTTCCGGCGAACGAACCCGCCAGGATACTCCCGTGGACGGGCATCCCACGCTGACCGACACCGCTTCATCGGACATTGCCGGATCCGCATCGGCACCCACTTTGGCATCACCGATCGGTGAGCTTAGTTTTCTGGACCCGTCTGATGATCCGGCTTACCTAGGGAAGTTGCACCACTTTCAGATTGCTCGCGTGATTGGACGCGGTGGGATGGGAATTGTGTTGGAAGCGTTTGATCCGCACTTGCGCCGCACCGTCGCGATCAAGGTGTTGAATCCTCAGTATCAAGCTAACGACTTGGCAAAACAACGGTTTTGTCGGGAAGGTCGAGCGGCTGCTGCGATCTCGCACGAGCACGTCGTGCCGATGTATCAAGTGGCAAAGGCGAACGAGGGAGAAGTCGCTTACCTGGTCATGCAATTGATCGATGGTGTGACGTTGGAAAGCCGTTTGAGTGACGGGAAGTCATTGGCGCCCAATGAGGTCGCTCGGATTGGGATGCAGATCGCCGCTGGATTGTCTGCAGCCCACAAACGCGACATGGTCCACCGCGATATCAAGCCCGCCAATATCATGATTGAGGCGGAAACCAACCGTGTCAAACTGACGGATTTCGGACTCGCTCGGGCCACTGACGATGTGAAGTTGACCAAGACCGGGATGGTCACTGGCACGCCGCTGTATATGTCTCCCGAGCAAACGTTAGGGGAAACCGCGGACGAACGTAGCGACCTGTTTTCACTAGGTGCAGTGCTTTATGAAATGGCGACAGGCATGCCACCTTTCCAAGCACCATCCGCCTTGGGCGTGATGCAGAATATTGCAAACGTGACGCCGGAATCACCCAAAAGTATCAACGCCGGCATCACGCGACCGTTGTCGGACCTGATCATGTCCCTACTTTCGAAAAAGCCAGAGGATCGACCTGAGTCCGCATCCGCAGTGGCCACCGCGCTGGCCTCGATCGTTAACGAATATGGGCCGATTTCACCGCTACAGGTTCCGGCCGTCGCCGCCAAGGAAGTCAAGAAACTCTCGGGAAGCTATCGACGGCTGGAACGCCGGTGGGTCCTTGTTGCTTGGTTGGTTGCGGCGTTAGGAATTCTCAGTCTGGCGGCGACCGCTTTTTTAGCGTTGCGACGTGATACCGGCGATAACTTCCCGTCCGTCGTCTTGCCTGACAATCCGGGAACGGTTTGGTCCGTTGATTTCGCGCCTGATGGGGAGCGACTCGCGGCAGCTATCGAAGACGGAAGTGTTCGGATTTGGAACATCGATGATCAAAAGCTATTGAAGAGTTTCCATGCTCATCGAGGCATCGTGTGGATGGTTGCGTATCACCCAACTCGTCCGCTGCTGTTGTCCAGCGGCGATGATTCGACGATCAAACTTTGGGACTCCGTTCGTTTCGAATTGGTTAAGCAGTGGAAGGCGACTAGTGCCGTGCGTAGCGCCGCGTTTTCCCCCGATGGTAGCCGAGTGGTTGCGGGGGATCGTGAAGGCACTATCCATGTCTATGACATTGACAGTGGCGAGGAAGTGGTCAGCAAGAATCATCCGGGATCGGTTTTTGGTGTCGATTACTCCAGCGATGGGAAATGGATTGCCAGCGTGGGCAGCGACAAGGTCGTTCGTATTTTGGATGCCGAAACGCTGGATGAACGGAACTCGCTGACTGGTCACGATGGTCCCATCTACAACGTCAAGTTTGCGCCTTCAGGGCCGCTGGTTGCGTCGGTGGGGTGGAACAAGAACGTCCACGTTTGGAATATCGAAACCGGCACCGAAGTGATGGACCTGGTTGGGAGTGAAGGTGACATTTGGGGTGTCGCGTTTTGTGGCGATGGAACGCACTTGGTGACCGGTGAGCAGGCTGGCGCGGCCCGTGTTTGGGACTTGGCCAGCGGGACTCCAATTTCGACGCTTCGTGGTCACACGTCGTCCGTTCACAATGTATCGCTGGACCCCGTGGCTCACCGGATCGCGACCAGCAGTCGAGATGGAACGATTCGGGTTTGGGACATGAGTTGTGTGGTACCGAAGTAAGCGATCAGCCATGCCGATTCCGCCAAACGCTTCGCGGATCTAGAAGTCC harbors:
- a CDS encoding RNA polymerase sigma factor, which gives rise to MSESPQTRATLLLRMRDREDGDAWSEFLRDYGPMIYRFVRSRGLQDADASDLVQDVMRSVGMAINGLDYQKEKGGFRAWLFAITRNKLSTYYGKRQRIGPVGNRTDQYEMLSQAGETSNELDQQWELEHQRQLAALAMEALKPTLEPKTWAAFEMTAIEGISAEDAGEKLGLSKGAVYVARSRVTAKLRGEIERMLAEEDH
- a CDS encoding WD40 repeat domain-containing serine/threonine protein kinase, with the translated sequence MTVASACPTPEQLSGLIRGTLSDQDNLRLTDHIGNCTTCQTALQANATGELSIDALVAGMQDLNPPNESNYWPAIARMEEEFSGERTRQDTPVDGHPTLTDTASSDIAGSASAPTLASPIGELSFLDPSDDPAYLGKLHHFQIARVIGRGGMGIVLEAFDPHLRRTVAIKVLNPQYQANDLAKQRFCREGRAAAAISHEHVVPMYQVAKANEGEVAYLVMQLIDGVTLESRLSDGKSLAPNEVARIGMQIAAGLSAAHKRDMVHRDIKPANIMIEAETNRVKLTDFGLARATDDVKLTKTGMVTGTPLYMSPEQTLGETADERSDLFSLGAVLYEMATGMPPFQAPSALGVMQNIANVTPESPKSINAGITRPLSDLIMSLLSKKPEDRPESASAVATALASIVNEYGPISPLQVPAVAAKEVKKLSGSYRRLERRWVLVAWLVAALGILSLAATAFLALRRDTGDNFPSVVLPDNPGTVWSVDFAPDGERLAAAIEDGSVRIWNIDDQKLLKSFHAHRGIVWMVAYHPTRPLLLSSGDDSTIKLWDSVRFELVKQWKATSAVRSAAFSPDGSRVVAGDREGTIHVYDIDSGEEVVSKNHPGSVFGVDYSSDGKWIASVGSDKVVRILDAETLDERNSLTGHDGPIYNVKFAPSGPLVASVGWNKNVHVWNIETGTEVMDLVGSEGDIWGVAFCGDGTHLVTGEQAGAARVWDLASGTPISTLRGHTSSVHNVSLDPVAHRIATSSRDGTIRVWDMSCVVPK
- a CDS encoding SDR family oxidoreductase codes for the protein MTFDIQNKTVLVTGANRGIGKAILEEALQRGAAKVYAAVRNLDSATALVTQHGDRVVPVRLDLDDAASITAAAGTASDVDVVVNNAGVMRTVSALASNAIETLQFEIDANVYGLIRVAQAFAPVLKSNGGGAFVQLNSIASIKTFPQFATYCASKAASYSITQGLRESLKDQGTAVVSVHPGPIKTDMGDAAGFEDVAESPTLVATAIFDAIAEGHFHAWPDSLATQIGGAYESFANNVVEADMEEGVV